Proteins from a genomic interval of Papaver somniferum cultivar HN1 chromosome 4, ASM357369v1, whole genome shotgun sequence:
- the LOC113273679 gene encoding CDGSH iron-sulfur domain-containing protein NEET-like, protein MASSMVNVFGARVSYSPSPMKCVMTRSVSTTTRVNSVSIRAEAINPDIRKTEEKVVDAVVVTELSKPLTAYCRCWRSGTFPLCDGGHVKHNKATGDNVGPLLLKKPKE, encoded by the exons ATGGCATCATCAATGGTCAATGTGTTTGGGGCTAGAGTATCATACAGCCCATCACCAATGAAGTGTGTAATGACAAGATCGGTTTCAACAACAACGAGAGTTAATAGTGTTAGTATCAGAGCAGAAGCGATAAACCCTGATATAAGAAAGACTGAAGAGAAAGTAGTGGACGCTGTAGTGGTCACTGAACTGTCAAAACCCCTCACTGCCTATTGCAG GTGTTGGAGGTCAGGGACATTCCCATTATGTGATGGAGGTCATGTGAAACATAACAAAGCTACTGGTGATAACGTAGGCCCATTGCTCTTGAAAAAACCCAAAGAATAA